The following proteins are co-located in the Rippkaea orientalis PCC 8801 genome:
- a CDS encoding DNA gyrase/topoisomerase IV subunit A yields MTRQLNLLATGQIIPTALHTEMKRSYLEYAMSVIVGRALPDVRDGLKPVHRRILYAMYELGLTPDRPFRKCARVVGDVLGKYHPHGDQAVYDALVRLVQDFSSRYPLLAGHGNFGSVDNDPPAAMRYTETRLASIADTGMLRDISEAIVDFTNNFDNSQQEPVVLPAQLPILLLNGCTGIAVGMATNIPPHNLGEIVDGLVALIDDPELSDEKLWQLIPGPDFPTGGEIITQEGIREAYATGRGIIPVRGITRIETLDVGRKRRRERTAIVVTELPYQVNKAAWIEKMADLVNQGRLEGIADIRDESDRTGMRVVIELKRDAKANTVLKSLYKQTALQSNFGAILLALVDNKPCQLSLRRLLEEFLRFREQTLTRQYTHELEEAQSRLHLLAGLLIALNNLDAIIDILRNAADGTTAKMRFQAELGISDAQANAILAMPMRRLTGLERQKLQSEHSELQTRIEELQTLLSDRHELLKTLKKDLRSLKRKFGDPRRTRIVQPPKTPKSSSTPNVKKEEPPTTLSPKTEESPRKTPSLTLFTPQPPPENAILEINHQGEASWRLPDGQGQDSPIFRAIIGQKSELMVITDAGKAYPVAVAEIPPLTLQAIPLLSLLPKGAQRDANRVIDAGFVPNDPHGYDLLLLTQQGRIKRVKMSELSDLTNRGLVLIKLKEGDRLGFVCPTQEGQEVAIAISGGRILRYPVTDEVIPLMGRSAQGNQALKLRNVGETVVNCLTLHSQGEVLLISSLGYGKRLSLTELRLGKLGDLGTQCLQFTQKTDKLAGMIAAKENGQVRCLTNQNRSLAISVETILPWGKDGPGDRLVKLQPEEVITTVLG; encoded by the coding sequence ATGACAAGACAGCTAAACTTATTAGCGACTGGTCAAATTATTCCCACGGCTTTGCATACCGAGATGAAGCGTTCTTATCTTGAGTATGCCATGAGTGTGATTGTTGGGCGTGCCCTTCCTGATGTCCGCGACGGACTCAAACCCGTACACCGACGCATTCTCTATGCTATGTATGAATTGGGATTAACCCCCGATCGCCCCTTTCGTAAGTGTGCTAGGGTAGTAGGGGATGTCTTGGGGAAATATCATCCCCACGGCGATCAGGCGGTCTATGATGCCTTAGTTCGTCTTGTACAGGATTTTTCGAGTCGTTATCCCCTTTTGGCGGGTCACGGGAACTTTGGGTCAGTGGATAATGATCCTCCGGCGGCGATGCGTTACACGGAAACCCGACTAGCCTCCATTGCGGATACGGGGATGCTACGGGATATCAGCGAGGCTATTGTTGATTTTACTAATAATTTTGATAATTCTCAACAAGAACCCGTCGTTTTACCGGCCCAATTGCCGATTTTACTGCTGAATGGTTGCACCGGGATTGCGGTGGGGATGGCGACGAATATTCCGCCCCATAATTTAGGGGAAATTGTCGATGGGTTAGTGGCGTTAATTGATGATCCTGAACTCTCTGATGAAAAGCTGTGGCAATTGATTCCAGGTCCAGATTTTCCCACCGGAGGCGAAATTATCACTCAAGAGGGGATTCGGGAAGCTTACGCGACGGGACGGGGGATTATCCCAGTCCGGGGGATCACTCGCATTGAAACCTTGGATGTGGGACGAAAACGTCGACGGGAACGGACGGCGATTGTGGTCACGGAGTTGCCCTATCAGGTGAATAAGGCAGCTTGGATTGAAAAAATGGCGGATTTGGTCAATCAAGGGCGTTTAGAAGGGATTGCGGATATTCGGGATGAAAGCGATCGCACAGGAATGCGGGTGGTGATTGAATTAAAACGCGATGCCAAAGCCAATACTGTCCTCAAGTCTCTCTATAAACAAACGGCTTTACAAAGCAATTTTGGGGCAATTCTTCTGGCTTTGGTGGATAATAAACCGTGTCAGCTTTCGTTACGCCGATTATTAGAGGAATTTTTACGTTTCCGAGAACAGACCCTCACTCGTCAGTACACCCATGAGTTGGAAGAGGCGCAAAGTCGCTTGCATCTGTTGGCGGGGTTGTTAATTGCCCTGAATAATCTTGATGCGATCATTGATATTTTACGCAATGCAGCCGATGGAACGACGGCAAAAATGAGATTTCAGGCGGAATTAGGCATTAGTGATGCCCAAGCTAACGCTATCTTAGCGATGCCGATGCGCCGTTTGACGGGCTTGGAACGACAAAAATTACAGTCGGAACATTCGGAGTTACAAACCCGGATTGAGGAATTGCAAACCCTGTTAAGCGATCGCCATGAACTGTTAAAAACGCTTAAAAAAGACCTGCGATCGCTAAAACGTAAATTCGGTGATCCCCGTCGTACTCGTATCGTTCAACCCCCGAAAACACCTAAGTCCTCATCAACGCCTAATGTTAAAAAAGAGGAACCTCCTACAACACTTTCCCCTAAAACTGAGGAATCTCCCCGAAAAACCCCCTCTTTAACCCTGTTTACTCCCCAACCGCCGCCAGAGAATGCCATCCTAGAAATTAATCATCAAGGAGAGGCTTCTTGGCGATTACCGGATGGTCAGGGACAAGATTCTCCGATTTTTCGGGCAATTATTGGACAAAAAAGCGAATTAATGGTGATTACTGACGCGGGGAAAGCCTATCCCGTCGCCGTCGCGGAAATCCCCCCGTTAACCCTTCAAGCCATTCCCCTGTTGAGTTTATTACCAAAAGGAGCGCAAAGAGACGCAAATCGGGTAATTGATGCGGGTTTTGTGCCGAATGATCCCCATGGGTATGATTTACTCTTGTTGACGCAACAAGGGCGCATTAAACGGGTGAAAATGTCCGAATTGAGTGATCTAACCAATCGAGGACTGGTCTTAATTAAGCTAAAGGAGGGCGATCGCCTAGGGTTCGTTTGTCCCACCCAAGAAGGTCAAGAAGTGGCGATCGCCATCTCAGGAGGGCGAATTTTGCGGTATCCCGTCACGGATGAGGTGATCCCCCTAATGGGTCGCAGTGCCCAGGGAAATCAAGCGTTAAAACTGCGCAATGTAGGAGAAACGGTGGTCAATTGCCTGACGCTTCATTCCCAAGGGGAGGTTTTATTAATTTCTAGTCTGGGTTATGGAAAACGGTTGTCCTTAACGGAACTCAGGTTAGGGAAATTAGGGGATCTTGGTACTCAATGTCTACAATTTACCCAAAAAACCGATAAATTAGCGGGAATGATTGCTGCGAAAGAGAATGGCCAAGTTAGATGCCTAACGAATCAGAATCGGTCTTTGGCCATTTCTGTTGAGACGATCCTTCCTTGGGGTAAGGATGGACCCGGAGATAGGTTAGTTAAACTCCAACCAGAGGAAGTCATTACCACGGTATTAGGCTAA
- a CDS encoding response regulator, whose amino-acid sequence MKLTVLIVEDDPINLRVFSKILMKRGGLEVKNTEDVEEVIKMAQGGEVDIILMDVSLSHSIYQGQAVDGIKITQLLKADPKTANLPIILVTAHAMEGDRENFLKQSGADGYISKPVVDHQQFIDQILATVAQRQ is encoded by the coding sequence ATGAAACTCACTGTTCTGATTGTAGAAGATGATCCCATTAACCTTCGCGTATTCTCAAAAATTTTGATGAAACGCGGAGGTTTAGAGGTTAAAAATACTGAAGATGTAGAAGAAGTGATCAAAATGGCTCAAGGGGGAGAGGTTGATATTATTTTAATGGACGTTTCCCTATCCCATAGCATTTATCAAGGTCAAGCGGTTGATGGCATTAAAATCACCCAACTCCTCAAAGCTGATCCCAAAACCGCTAATTTACCGATTATTTTAGTTACCGCCCATGCGATGGAGGGCGATCGCGAAAATTTTCTTAAACAAAGTGGGGCTGATGGTTATATCTCTAAACCAGTGGTGGATCATCAGCAATTTATTGATCAAATTTTAGCAACAGTGGCTCAACGTCAATAA
- a CDS encoding SpoIID/LytB domain-containing protein, protein MLNQYNLDDGVWRLRLVWTTLGRSSWLITLIWLCLILPAQAAREMRVAISKGVSSVKVGSSTPAIVRDGAGRKLGELAALDAFTVKPGGNGVSLDKWNTSQIVIEPTIDGVVWIGDRWYRGRVRLLRQGKGVTAVNLVNLEEYLYSVVGSEAYPTWPMEALKSQAVVARTYALYQASKASNRYYDLDTTTKTQVYKGLETEFVTTHEAVNGTLGQVLTYNGKVILAAFHSSSGGHTENVEDVWSSPLPYLRGVIDYDQTAPVFQWNKAVNAGEMGQLIGGVGTVRSLVPQRITPHGRIINLRVVGTGGSKNISDDQLRKALGLKSTLFTVSSNNGIFQFDGRGYGHGIGLSQWGTHYLAQQGMPYDQIVSHYYKNAQLTTLN, encoded by the coding sequence ATGTTAAATCAATATAATTTAGACGATGGGGTCTGGCGTTTAAGGCTAGTTTGGACAACTTTAGGGCGATCAAGTTGGCTAATAACATTAATCTGGCTATGCTTAATTCTACCCGCTCAAGCAGCTAGAGAAATGCGAGTCGCTATCAGCAAAGGGGTGAGTAGTGTTAAGGTGGGCAGTTCTACCCCCGCGATCGTTAGAGATGGGGCAGGACGCAAATTAGGAGAATTGGCGGCTTTAGATGCTTTTACCGTCAAACCAGGGGGAAATGGAGTTAGTTTAGATAAATGGAATACCAGTCAAATTGTTATTGAACCAACCATTGATGGGGTCGTCTGGATCGGCGATCGCTGGTATCGGGGTCGAGTACGACTGCTACGCCAAGGAAAAGGGGTAACAGCAGTGAATTTAGTCAATTTAGAAGAATATCTCTATAGTGTAGTTGGATCTGAAGCATACCCAACTTGGCCGATGGAAGCCCTCAAGTCTCAGGCAGTGGTAGCACGTACCTATGCCTTATATCAAGCGTCTAAAGCAAGTAACCGCTATTATGACCTGGATACAACCACGAAAACCCAAGTTTATAAGGGGTTAGAAACGGAATTTGTCACAACCCATGAGGCGGTTAACGGAACCCTTGGCCAAGTGTTAACCTACAATGGCAAGGTTATTTTAGCGGCTTTTCATTCGTCTTCTGGAGGACATACCGAAAATGTTGAAGATGTCTGGAGTTCACCCTTGCCCTATTTACGCGGAGTGATAGACTACGATCAAACCGCCCCGGTGTTTCAGTGGAATAAGGCGGTTAATGCCGGTGAAATGGGACAATTGATCGGGGGAGTGGGAACAGTGCGATCGCTGGTTCCTCAGCGCATTACTCCCCACGGACGCATTATTAATTTAAGAGTCGTGGGAACGGGTGGTTCTAAAAATATTAGCGATGATCAATTAAGAAAAGCTTTGGGGTTAAAAAGTACCCTGTTTACGGTATCTTCTAACAATGGAATATTCCAATTTGATGGCCGGGGTTATGGCCATGGTATAGGGCTCAGTCAATGGGGAACCCATTACCTCGCGCAACAGGGTATGCCCTACGATCAAATTGTTAGCCACTACTATAAAAATGCCCAATTAACTACCCTTAATTAA
- a CDS encoding Rpn family recombination-promoting nuclease/putative transposase → MKTDSIFYRLFQTFPQCFFELLNLPADTVNHYQFSSVEVKQLAFRLDGVFIPDSINDPIYFVEVQFQKDERFYSRFFSEIFLYFHQSELSNNWQGVVIYPNPEIENSPKFRYQEFFDSGRINCYYLNQLGQGDSLGVKVLQLILESEPNTLEQGKQLIEQVRQQLTDTLQKQDILELIETILIYKLPKMNRQEIEAMFSLNDLKETKVYQEALAEGIEQGIEQGIEQGIEQGIEQGRQEGELMAKLNAIPPLLALGLSLEQIAQALALDIEQVQQSIKKD, encoded by the coding sequence GTGAAAACTGACAGTATATTCTATCGTCTCTTTCAAACCTTTCCTCAATGCTTTTTTGAGTTATTGAATCTCCCTGCTGACACCGTTAACCATTATCAATTTTCCTCAGTAGAAGTTAAACAACTCGCTTTCCGTTTAGATGGAGTATTTATTCCAGATTCTATTAATGACCCAATTTACTTTGTTGAGGTACAATTTCAGAAAGATGAACGATTTTACTCTCGCTTTTTTAGTGAAATCTTCCTCTATTTTCATCAAAGTGAGTTAAGCAATAACTGGCAAGGGGTGGTCATTTATCCTAACCCAGAAATCGAAAATAGTCCTAAGTTTCGTTATCAAGAGTTCTTTGACTCAGGCCGAATTAACTGTTATTATCTCAATCAATTAGGTCAAGGGGATTCTCTTGGGGTAAAAGTGTTACAATTAATCCTAGAATCAGAACCAAACACCTTAGAACAGGGAAAACAACTGATTGAACAAGTCAGACAACAATTAACAGATACTTTACAGAAGCAAGATATTTTAGAATTAATCGAGACTATTCTGATTTATAAATTACCTAAAATGAATCGTCAGGAGATAGAAGCCATGTTTAGTTTAAATGATTTAAAAGAAACCAAAGTCTATCAAGAAGCTTTAGCAGAAGGTATTGAACAAGGTATTGAACAAGGTATTGAACAAGGTATTGAACAAGGTATTGAACAGGGACGACAAGAGGGAGAATTAATGGCTAAATTAAACGCTATTCCTCCTTTATTGGCTTTAGGTTTAAGTCTCGAACAAATAGCACAAGCTTTAGCTTTAGATATTGAACAAGTTCAACAAAGTATTAAGAAAGATTAA
- a CDS encoding Coenzyme F420 hydrogenase/dehydrogenase, beta subunit C-terminal domain → MTSIAPHTKAKGLKPGSRRPAKELCSECGLCDTYYIHYVKEACAFLNQQISELEEIAHGRSRNLDDENDWYFGVYQQMTAARKKQPIEGAQWTGIVSAIACEMLTQGLVEGVVCVQNTPEDRFQPMPIIAKTTEEILAARVNKPTLSPNLSILEQVEQSGMKRLLVIGVGCQIQALRAVEKKLGLEKLYILGTPCVDNVTREGLQTFLQTTSKSPETVIHYEFMQDFRVHFKHEDGSIEKVPFFGLKTNKLKDVFAPSCMSCFDYVNSLADLVVGYMGAEFGWQWIMVRNETGREMLALVEEQIDTKPVISQGDRKQAVQQSIPAYDKGVTLPMWAAKLMGVVIEKIGPKGLEYARFSIDSHFTRNYLYLKRNHPEKLADHVPEYAKRIVNQYQLPTH, encoded by the coding sequence ATGACATCCATTGCTCCCCATACTAAAGCCAAAGGCCTTAAACCCGGTAGTCGTCGTCCCGCGAAGGAACTCTGTAGTGAGTGTGGTCTATGCGATACCTACTACATTCACTATGTTAAAGAAGCTTGTGCTTTTCTCAATCAACAGATTAGCGAACTAGAAGAGATAGCCCATGGCCGCAGTCGCAATTTAGACGATGAAAATGACTGGTATTTTGGGGTTTATCAACAGATGACAGCCGCCAGGAAAAAACAACCTATTGAAGGGGCACAATGGACGGGGATTGTTAGTGCGATCGCCTGTGAAATGTTAACCCAAGGACTGGTAGAAGGGGTCGTCTGTGTCCAGAATACCCCAGAAGATCGCTTTCAACCCATGCCGATCATTGCCAAGACAACCGAGGAAATTTTAGCCGCTAGGGTCAATAAACCGACGCTATCCCCTAATCTTTCGATTCTTGAACAGGTAGAACAGTCAGGGATGAAACGGTTATTAGTGATTGGGGTTGGCTGTCAAATTCAAGCGTTACGCGCAGTGGAGAAAAAATTAGGCTTAGAGAAGCTTTATATCTTAGGAACTCCCTGTGTGGATAATGTGACTCGTGAAGGGTTACAAACCTTTCTACAAACGACGAGTAAGTCTCCTGAGACGGTGATTCATTACGAGTTTATGCAGGATTTTCGAGTGCATTTTAAACACGAAGATGGATCAATTGAAAAAGTCCCTTTCTTTGGCTTAAAAACCAATAAACTCAAGGATGTTTTTGCCCCTTCTTGTATGAGTTGTTTTGATTATGTTAACTCTTTAGCTGATCTCGTGGTGGGCTATATGGGGGCTGAATTTGGCTGGCAATGGATTATGGTTCGTAATGAAACAGGACGAGAAATGTTAGCGTTAGTTGAAGAACAAATTGACACTAAACCGGTTATTTCTCAAGGGGATAGAAAACAAGCGGTACAACAAAGTATTCCGGCCTATGATAAAGGAGTGACTTTGCCGATGTGGGCAGCAAAATTAATGGGGGTTGTGATAGAAAAAATTGGTCCGAAAGGATTAGAATATGCACGGTTTTCTATTGATTCTCATTTTACTCGGAATTATCTTTATCTTAAGCGGAATCATCCTGAAAAATTAGCCGATCATGTTCCTGAATATGCCAAGCGAATTGTTAATCAATATCAATTACCCACGCATTAA
- a CDS encoding tryptophan halogenase family protein: MQTTTSRSPQAIENVLIVGGGTAGWMTATYLNKAFGPQVKVTLMESPSVPRIGVGEATVPNLQRTFWDFLGIPEREWMKEVNGAFKTAVRFVNWRKPKSGEGVNHFYHPFGILPNLEGVLLPHYWYHLTRGTDPVDYSCFREPPLMDAKKAPVYRDGTSAVPHAWHFDAHLVAKFLSNWGKERGVVHILDYLENATLDEQGNIASIQTRNGLTLEADLFIDCTGFRGLLINKALNEPFIDMNDHLLCDSAVAAAIPSNDERDDIEPFTSAFAQEAGWIWKIPMMGRFGSGYVYCSQFLSEDEAATNFCKFWNVDESKTNLNRIRFRTGRNRRAWVKNCVSIGLSSCFLEPLESTGIYFITGAIYQLAKYFPSKQMEPALRDKFNEEIEYMYDDCRDFIQAHYLITTRDDSPFWLANKHELTMSDSIKNKLELYKAGLPVSPLPSSEKDYYASLDNEFHNFWTDGSYYCILSGLGCFPEQSHPYLRDHPETVRESVEVFTKIKEQQQELLEELPSNYEYLRQLHKVDHLV; encoded by the coding sequence ATGCAAACAACAACATCAAGATCCCCTCAAGCTATTGAAAACGTATTAATTGTCGGAGGGGGGACTGCCGGCTGGATGACGGCAACTTACCTTAATAAGGCATTTGGACCTCAAGTCAAAGTAACCCTGATGGAATCTCCTAGTGTTCCACGTATAGGCGTAGGAGAGGCAACTGTACCCAACTTACAAAGGACTTTTTGGGACTTCCTAGGCATTCCTGAACGGGAGTGGATGAAAGAAGTCAATGGAGCTTTCAAAACAGCAGTTCGCTTTGTCAATTGGCGAAAACCCAAATCAGGAGAAGGGGTTAATCACTTCTACCATCCCTTTGGCATTTTGCCTAACCTTGAGGGGGTTCTTCTGCCTCACTACTGGTATCACCTGACTAGAGGCACAGATCCAGTTGATTATTCCTGTTTCCGTGAACCTCCTTTGATGGACGCGAAAAAAGCCCCTGTTTATAGGGATGGTACCTCCGCCGTACCCCATGCTTGGCACTTTGATGCCCATCTGGTGGCTAAATTCCTGAGTAACTGGGGTAAAGAACGGGGCGTTGTACATATCTTAGATTATTTAGAAAATGCTACCCTCGATGAGCAAGGCAATATTGCCTCTATTCAAACCCGAAATGGATTAACCTTAGAAGCCGATCTGTTTATCGACTGTACTGGATTTCGTGGCTTGTTGATCAATAAAGCTTTGAATGAACCCTTTATTGATATGAATGATCACTTGCTCTGTGATAGTGCAGTGGCTGCTGCTATTCCTTCTAATGATGAAAGGGATGATATTGAACCTTTTACCAGTGCTTTTGCCCAAGAAGCCGGTTGGATTTGGAAAATTCCCATGATGGGGCGTTTTGGTTCAGGCTATGTTTATTGTAGTCAGTTTCTCAGCGAAGACGAAGCAGCAACGAATTTCTGCAAGTTTTGGAACGTTGATGAATCGAAAACGAATCTCAACCGTATTCGCTTTAGAACCGGTCGCAATCGCCGAGCTTGGGTCAAAAACTGCGTTAGTATTGGACTTTCTTCGTGTTTCTTAGAGCCTTTGGAGTCCACAGGAATTTACTTTATCACGGGTGCGATTTATCAGTTGGCCAAGTATTTTCCTAGCAAGCAGATGGAACCCGCTTTACGAGATAAATTCAATGAAGAAATTGAATATATGTACGACGACTGTCGGGACTTTATTCAAGCTCACTACTTAATCACAACAAGAGATGATAGTCCTTTTTGGTTAGCTAATAAGCACGAACTGACTATGAGTGACTCGATTAAAAACAAGCTTGAACTCTATAAAGCGGGACTGCCCGTTTCTCCCTTGCCTTCGAGTGAAAAAGATTATTATGCTAGCTTAGATAACGAATTTCATAACTTTTGGACTGATGGTAGCTACTATTGCATCCTATCTGGTTTGGGCTGTTTTCCTGAACAATCCCATCCCTATCTTCGGGATCATCCAGAAACCGTTAGAGAGTCAGTTGAAGTTTTTACTAAGATTAAGGAACAGCAACAAGAATTATTAGAAGAGTTGCCGAGTAATTATGAATACCTCAGACAACTTCATAAAGTTGATCATCTGGTCTAA
- the rdgB gene encoding RdgB/HAM1 family non-canonical purine NTP pyrophosphatase, which yields MKKLIVATSNPGKLREMQAYLTGLDWELQLKPDSLEIEEIGSTFSENACLKASQVAKALGEWAIADDSGLAVDALNGAPGLYSARYGTTDTERIQRLLTELADNQQRQAQFICVVAIARPDGSIALQTEGICSGEILTHPRGTGGFGYDPIFYVPQQQQTFAEMPPEVKHQISHRGQAFAQLLPQLSTIN from the coding sequence ATGAAAAAACTGATTGTTGCTACCAGTAATCCAGGTAAACTTCGGGAAATGCAAGCCTATTTAACGGGGTTAGACTGGGAATTACAATTAAAGCCCGATAGTCTGGAAATCGAAGAAATTGGAAGCACTTTTAGCGAAAATGCTTGTCTGAAAGCTTCCCAAGTGGCTAAAGCCTTGGGAGAGTGGGCGATCGCCGATGATTCAGGGTTAGCAGTCGATGCCCTCAATGGCGCACCTGGCCTTTATTCGGCTAGATATGGTACAACCGATACAGAACGAATCCAACGGTTATTGACAGAATTAGCAGACAATCAGCAACGTCAAGCCCAGTTTATCTGTGTTGTTGCGATCGCCCGTCCTGATGGTTCCATTGCCTTACAAACGGAAGGCATTTGTTCAGGGGAAATTCTCACCCATCCGCGAGGAACAGGTGGGTTCGGTTATGATCCGATTTTTTATGTTCCTCAACAGCAACAAACCTTTGCAGAAATGCCGCCAGAGGTTAAACATCAAATCAGCCATCGAGGTCAAGCTTTTGCTCAATTATTACCTCAATTATCAACAATAAATTAA
- a CDS encoding murein transglycosylase A, with product MTLNQAIATFSLTVGIIVSLPQITIAQTPALTPVNSLEITKALGYDDQLWGTHGKKGDKWELIRAISLSLRYLKTAKAAQLYENYPIAGINRDRVQRSLTRFQELLKTAQTPQELQAAVQREFVLYRSIGHDNQGTVHFTGYFEPVYQASRQRTPDYSYPLYRKPPNLATWKTPHPTRQELEGKDGLGNNSLLKGNELVWMRDRLEAYLVQVQGSAQLQLTDGSTMTIGYDGSTDYPYVSIGKELVDDGVFKLEELSLPVLIDYLTKNPQELSKYLPRNNRFIFFRETHGAQAQGSIGVPVTAERSIATDKSIMPPGALALIKTPIPYQTKTGEIEIKLVNRYVLDQDTGSAIKGPGRVDIFMGTGKLAGDRAGLISHQGALYYLLLKN from the coding sequence ATGACTCTAAACCAAGCGATCGCAACCTTTTCTTTAACCGTTGGTATCATTGTTAGTTTACCCCAGATTACTATTGCCCAAACCCCTGCTTTAACCCCCGTCAACTCCTTAGAAATAACCAAAGCATTGGGATACGATGATCAACTGTGGGGAACCCATGGGAAAAAAGGGGATAAATGGGAGTTAATTCGGGCAATTAGTTTAAGTCTACGCTATTTAAAAACGGCTAAGGCTGCCCAACTCTATGAAAATTATCCCATTGCTGGGATTAACCGCGATCGCGTTCAACGGTCTTTAACCCGCTTTCAAGAATTGCTCAAAACTGCCCAAACTCCTCAAGAATTACAAGCGGCTGTACAACGAGAATTTGTGTTATATCGTTCAATTGGCCACGATAATCAAGGAACCGTCCACTTTACAGGCTATTTTGAACCCGTTTATCAAGCGAGTCGTCAACGTACCCCAGACTATTCCTATCCGTTGTATCGCAAACCGCCTAATTTGGCCACTTGGAAAACTCCTCACCCAACACGACAGGAATTAGAGGGAAAAGATGGGTTAGGCAATAATAGTCTACTCAAAGGAAATGAATTAGTTTGGATGCGCGATCGCCTAGAAGCGTATCTCGTTCAAGTCCAAGGATCAGCACAACTCCAATTAACCGATGGTAGCACCATGACCATCGGGTATGATGGCAGTACGGACTATCCCTATGTCAGTATTGGGAAAGAATTAGTCGATGACGGCGTGTTTAAATTAGAAGAGTTAAGCTTACCCGTTTTAATCGATTATTTGACGAAAAATCCCCAAGAATTGAGCAAATATTTACCCCGCAATAACCGCTTTATTTTTTTCCGTGAAACCCATGGAGCCCAAGCACAAGGGAGTATTGGGGTTCCCGTCACCGCAGAACGATCCATTGCAACCGATAAGTCTATTATGCCCCCTGGAGCCTTAGCATTAATTAAGACTCCCATTCCTTATCAGACAAAAACAGGGGAAATTGAGATTAAATTAGTCAATCGTTACGTTTTAGATCAAGATACGGGAAGTGCGATTAAAGGACCCGGACGGGTAGATATTTTTATGGGAACCGGGAAACTCGCGGGCGATCGCGCCGGGTTAATCAGTCATCAAGGCGCACTATACTATCTATTATTAAAAAATTAG
- a CDS encoding AAA family ATPase — protein MRDRIAALTDNLSRTIVGKDEPIRLVIVALLSGGHALLEDVPGVGKTLLAKSLARSINGRFQRVQCTPDLLPTDVTGTNIWNPNSREFEFLPGPVFANVLLADEINRATPRTQSALLEVMEEKQVTVDGEARPVPQPFFVIATQNPVEYQGTFPLPEAQMDRFTLSLTMGYPTMAEELQMLQKQQQRVNVEDLKPCISLEEVQELQRLTTQVKVTATLQQYIVNLVRATREDDEISLGVSPRGAVALQRATQAVAFLEERDYAIPDDVKFVAPHVLAHRLIPSSGRQRKTIVERLLRSVMVESVAA, from the coding sequence ATGAGAGATAGAATAGCTGCCCTCACCGACAACCTCAGTCGTACCATTGTTGGTAAAGATGAACCCATTCGCCTAGTGATTGTTGCACTTCTGAGTGGAGGACACGCCCTTCTCGAAGATGTTCCAGGGGTGGGTAAAACTCTATTAGCAAAATCCCTCGCGCGTTCGATTAACGGACGGTTTCAACGGGTTCAATGTACCCCCGATTTACTACCCACCGATGTTACCGGAACCAATATCTGGAACCCCAATAGTCGGGAATTTGAATTTCTCCCTGGACCTGTCTTTGCGAATGTCCTCTTAGCCGATGAAATTAACCGCGCGACCCCCCGAACTCAGTCAGCCTTATTAGAAGTGATGGAAGAAAAACAGGTGACGGTGGATGGAGAAGCGCGTCCAGTTCCTCAGCCTTTCTTTGTGATTGCTACCCAAAACCCCGTGGAATACCAGGGGACGTTTCCCTTGCCTGAAGCCCAAATGGACCGTTTTACCCTATCTTTAACCATGGGATATCCAACAATGGCTGAAGAACTGCAAATGCTACAAAAACAGCAGCAACGGGTCAATGTTGAAGACTTAAAACCTTGTATTTCTTTAGAAGAGGTTCAAGAATTACAACGGTTAACCACCCAAGTGAAGGTAACAGCGACTTTACAGCAATATATCGTCAATTTGGTGCGGGCAACCCGTGAAGATGATGAAATTTCCCTAGGTGTTAGTCCCCGTGGGGCAGTAGCGTTACAACGGGCAACTCAAGCGGTGGCCTTTTTAGAGGAAAGGGATTACGCAATTCCTGATGATGTCAAATTTGTTGCCCCCCATGTGTTAGCCCATCGGTTGATTCCGTCAAGTGGTCGTCAGAGGAAGACAATTGTCGAAAGATTGCTACGATCGGTTATGGTAGAATCTGTTGCTGCTTGA